accaaataaataacgagtaaaataataaatattaaaaaaaattgatattttttgtttgtgtatgaGAGTATTAGGCATTTTGAGAGAGAATCCTAGTGCTGTTCTTCGGCCAACCCGGGCTGATCGATCTCATTTAATATTCCACCAACTGCCTCATCGCCATCAGCATTTATGAATGGCCTAATCTCCACGGGTGCTATAGCGACAAGTTGTATTGGTATTGGATTTCCACcttaaaattatacaaaatcattttaatacatttatatttaaataaaatatttaaaacatactCGCATCAAGTTCCAATGGCGGATCAGCATTGGCTTCAGCTAAATTTGTAACTGATTTGGACTTGACACACTGGAAGTCTACATGACGGCTTTTGGCTTCTTCTTTTTCCCAAGACATGTGAATAAAAGGACGCTGAACATAGCTGTAGATAACCTGAGATCACAAAAACAATGTCAAttagaaaaaacttcaaaaaaattataaacaagtTTACCTCTGCACGACCTCCTGGGCGTTTGCGAACCTTTTCCTTATGCGTGGGATAGCCTTCTATTCCGCAACGTATCTTCTTCAATCCACGATCTTTCATTACCTGTTTAGCCACATCTCGATTCTcgatgtatttaaaaaatctgtgcATTGCGGTGCTGTGAACGGCTGTAACAAAAAACAGAATGAAAACACCCTTTTCATTTTGACACTATTAAACTTACTTTGACAGTATTCCTCGCCCATTTGAGGAGGAAACTCTTCATCCCAATCAACAACATCATCATCCAACAAAACTACAACATGACACTCGCGGTCTCCCCTTTGTGCAGATGCTACCATCAATGGCAGCACCAACTCCTCAAGGAACACTTCAAACTGTTGACGAGCACCTTCATTGCTAAGCTCATGCAGAAGACCTCCTGTCGACacaaatccaaacaaaaaatgaaaataccaAGTAAATGGCTGCAGTGAACTTACTTAAATTTTGGCAGCGTACTGTTGTGGCATCAAAAGGGATCAGTAAATAGTCACAAGCTTCCTTCAGCTCGGGCACCGACACCGACGGTGGACACTTGATAATTCCATTTTTGTAATATTCCAAAATCGCACGGAACACAGTGTGTGAGATTCCTTCGGCAACTTCGTATTCACCCCTCTCATTTGGATGAACAAATTCGAAACCCGAACTGAACATTGTGCCGAGCATTGTATTCCTATGGGCAGTTACTAGAGCTGGGTCAACAATGAAACGGACATTATCCACGAGCAGAGTTATGCGCTCGCCAGGGGCAGGTTTTGATGGACCTGCCATTACTGCTCCGGCATTGCCTTGCTGCATGGAAACCTTGACGTCATTCTTTGATATAGCTCCACCTGAACTGCAAAGCATACTGACGCTACTTCCACCACCCTTTTGCTGTTGCAAAAGCTGTGGTTGAAGTTTGCTACTTATGCCGCGGTTCATGTAGGATGTACtcctaaaaaatattaagattGGAATTTTTTGAGTTATTAGGAATATTcaggaaaatttttgtttttctcctaTCGTGAGTCACCCTCGAGATTGATTTCGAAGATAGAATGATAAATTCCCCCAGAtaccttaaattttaagaaaaccaGGCCCAGGGAAATTTGTTTACCAATACTAACACAATAACTTCCACAAATATGGAGTTCCAATTGGAGAACTCTCGCTTGCACTATATACACTAACACAGCTTCACATTTTGTTCCCTAATACTAATTATGTATTCCCtggtttttataagaaagaaAGGGAAAACTAAAAATGGGTCTAATTTTTATGTGTGTAGTTCTAAAAAAAGTGAGATGAGGTGAaatctaaatgaaaaaaaaaaaaatacacaaaaaaagtaaCTAATAATTGACTGAAATTTATGttcattttaaaagaatttgttaGCTAAGGAGATAAGAAGTTAAGGATTTGAAAGGAGATGGTTATGATGTTTGATTTTGAAGTTCTCAACGCAAAAATTTCAGAGAAAACCGAAGATATAAGGGAAGTTCAGCTGAAGATAGGCTTTCTGTATCGATGTGATACCTTCGATCGCTGGAGTAATTAAAAGATAAGAATTCTTCTAAGCTGGACTAATTCTGCTACTTCACACCTTGACACCTTAGACAAAAAGGTTAAGTGTTTGATCTAAATATGCTTATTTTTGCAGTCTCGATTTATGGTATACAGTAGCGTATGATACATTTTCGATAGATTCTCAGTCCTTTGTGTGAGGTAGACAAATTTAGGAAAAGGTTAATATTGAACTCTACgtacaaaatgttaaatattcaaaaagttcTGCGAATCCTAGGTAGCAATGAAAACACAATATTAGGAGATTGTAtctcaaacatttttaaagttcTTGGTACTATAAGATTGTGAAACAAAATTCGTGATACCAGTATTTCCCTATATTTTTTCAtagaagattaaaaataattgattgaTAATTGCCAAGAAGAGAACCTGACAATTCCGTAAAGAAGGCAACATTATACAATGTTGCGATACGACTGCGAACTTAAATGCGggacaaaaaaaacaaagatcaattttataatgaacgcaaaacataaataagaccTTCTATTCTGGcaatggtgcagtggatgtagTGCTTGGCTGCTAACCTGGAGGTGTGGGTTCGAGCCCTACCTCaggcagcattcttttcttTATCCCCCAACTTGGTAGCCACCCGTCGGattatatgagataataatgaccttattctcaattcactgtaccaacaaaaaattctttcctatctttctatcCCTTCTAACTAGTTCCGTGCAGTTTGCATTTAAAAcaccttaggtcttacaggcatttagttaaaattattattattattattaaagacAAGGCATGTCAATAAGTTTAAGTCTGTCTATGTATGGGGGGAGGTCGTAAGGGTTGCCCCAGCCTAGGCCTTTTAAGGCAAACCGCAAAAACCTTGTTTGAATTCGTTCTAGCCTCGCTATGTGACACTCATAATGAGGTGACCAAACCTGACAAGCGTACTCCAGGCCAGGATGGGTTGATGTGTTCTATAAATTCCAGTTTAGGATCAAATAAGACACCAAGGACAGAAACTTGACATATATTCGACAAAGAAACTCCATTTAACAAATAATTGAAAGGAATTTTAGAGAGTTTTATAAAATTCGTAAAATTACATTTATTGATACTAAGAAGCAAACAATTACGAATACACTTCCagtcgaaaaattaattaaggtCACATTGCAACATTTCACAATCACATTAGAACATTAgagacaattttaaaaattgtaacatCATCCGCATAAATAAGGCAATTCGAATGTTTCAAGACGGATGGTTAGTCATTTATGAATAGTATAAAAAGTATAGGGCCCAAATGGCTGCTTTGCGGTATTCCAGAGTTAACACAAAAGTATGGGTGTTTTCATAATagtctgcctaacttaggcctgcgttagtcgtgttcataaactcagatctgcgatcggactaacttagtccaactgcagttttgctgttcataaacgtcagtatgtcgtcaacatcgggcagattgcgcagccaaaattttattgctgcagaactcaaggagaaatttatttgactcttgattttatttttttaataaatgttaataaatgtaaatattgttaaaaaaaaatgaaaagcaaacatattaattagggtggtgcaaaaaatgtttcttttttcatttttcaaaaaatttaaattttaatgacacacagccctattctgctgttcccgtgaatctcagatccgattcacacattcggttcactttaactctaccttgccattctgctatccatcgggtaaACTGCATTATCATCCCTCAATTTGACGTCGAGGTgaacgtcaaattaaaaaaaaaatggcgacgaagtaaattgaaaggaaaaaaaattttttgtttgtgtttatttgcatagaaaaaataaaagcagccgattaaatgttaagaaataattaaaaatttatgaaaagtggcattttgcttaatttcaacgatggtgaatttatttttacaaacaaaagtgacagatccgcaacattttttatgcggattgcaaatgtatggagcaagttcattcacgtgattagtggaatactgaacaacattaccgatattaccgacgtgagtttggattccccccgatgaatagcagaatcgtaattggtgaatatttagtgatttttccccccgatggatagcagaatagggctgacaGAAAACTtcgaaatcgtgttttttgaggtaatgagtttatattaatttttttcgtattagggtggctctaaaaaatgttatctttctacagttgcttgaagaatttcaaaaaaatcaacgtggatattgttttgaccaaattatcgaagaaaaaaaattttccattagggtggttcaaaatttttttttaattaattacaaaaaaattatttttcactgcagagaaagtttgtaaaacatggtttatgaaataaaatgtaaaattggggtaggtattttcgaactagggggctcagaaaaatggtatatttaacatttacgcttggaattcaaccacatccaatttaattaattcagcatgaatttaatattactctagcaaaaatgcacttaacaaactttctgtgcactaaaaatcattttttttttttcaaacgcataaaaaaactttcttgaacaccctaattaaaaatattttttccatagataatttgttttaaatgtgaactactcggtgtttttattattttttttttagaagaaagtattttttttagccaccctaatgtaacacggtttacaaatttttcgtgttattaaaaacaatattttcgggaactgaaaaagaaatatttttttgcctaaacaaaactcattctgtagtaatttttttatattttttttttctgacgtttatgaacactcagtgactgctgaaaattgtaccaacgcaggcctgcaaacattctgcagaagtggtgtgttcattaatgcagcaaagcagaaagacgattggacTGACGCAGATTTTCGTTAAATCCAAGAGCGCtcaattttcttaacaaaattcTATGAGAGAGTTTGTCAAACGCCTTGCTGAAGTCTGTTAAGACGCAATCTGACTGTTTCTTAGTTTTAAATGACTCAATACATTGatcacaaaaaaatgttctgaAATGCTCATTCCGAATTTCGTAACCGGGCTGGTTGATAAATAAAGGATGTTAAGGATACTGATTCGTCTGTAGTTGGCGCTGTTTAGATCTTAAAGATCTAGCATACAATACTAAGGTTCCATTCTGCGGGCATGCTTTCATCCGACCATATTCCTAACCAGTTGATTGCCTGCAGCTTCAATTAGCTCGGCAGTAAGTCCGTCAGCTCCAACAGCTTTATTGGACTTAAGCTTGGATATGACTTCCTTCACCCAGTACGGCAGAGGCAGCAACTCTGATGACTAGTTAACAAAGTTGCCACTATACAATGCTATACTTTCTACTTGTACCGAAAGAGGTTATTCGAGACTCGCTCAGAAAAAGAACTGGCAATCTCTTGTGATTCTAGTCATTTGACAATAAACTTCTGGATATCCGCATCCGTACATTGGAGTCATAGTGGCTCCTCGGAACATTCGGACGTCCATAAAACTGGAGGAATGTCTAGCCTCGGTCGAAATAAGGTCAATCCCGTCAACGGTTGATTGATCTAGAG
This DNA window, taken from Episyrphus balteatus chromosome 2, idEpiBalt1.1, whole genome shotgun sequence, encodes the following:
- the LOC129909156 gene encoding BTB/POZ domain-containing protein 10, translating into MSTSQNSSSNSKNKQDEASYSSSSSIEEFNETEERRRRILKNRNRSTSYMNRGISSKLQPQLLQQQKGGGSSVSMLCSSGGAISKNDVKVSMQQGNAGAVMAGPSKPAPGERITLLVDNVRFIVDPALVTAHRNTMLGTMFSSGFEFVHPNERGEYEVAEGISHTVFRAILEYYKNGIIKCPPSVSVPELKEACDYLLIPFDATTVRCQNLRGLLHELSNEGARQQFEVFLEELVLPLMVASAQRGDRECHVVVLLDDDVVDWDEEFPPQMGEEYCQTVHSTAMHRFFKYIENRDVAKQVMKDRGLKKIRCGIEGYPTHKEKVRKRPGGRAEVIYSYVQRPFIHMSWEKEEAKSRHVDFQCVKSKSVTNLAEANADPPLELDASGNPIPIQLVAIAPVEIRPFINADGDEAVGGILNEIDQPGLAEEQH